One segment of Niveibacterium microcysteis DNA contains the following:
- a CDS encoding PEP-CTERM sorting domain-containing protein has product MRMILVGILLAGTIGTASASTTYSAPVGGAVNEWKLSTGAFSSLNKSGAAQLFDFSENGAIEVESFSFFVPDTAGVSYVASIREWSRYGIADQSILGATLFSKEFSATDGVIQGFARRVDFSPALALPSNSRFALTLQLRSGAPQYIYFADREASLVSLGVGALQGRPSDRFVWIPTSDLAYSMTVSAVPEPTPFAMMSLGITFLVGVAVRRRKD; this is encoded by the coding sequence ATGAGAATGATCTTGGTGGGCATTTTGCTTGCTGGCACCATTGGTACCGCAAGCGCGTCGACAACCTATAGCGCGCCGGTGGGGGGAGCTGTCAATGAATGGAAACTCTCGACGGGCGCGTTTTCGTCACTAAACAAATCTGGAGCCGCGCAACTATTCGATTTCTCCGAAAACGGAGCGATTGAAGTCGAGTCCTTCTCCTTCTTTGTTCCAGATACCGCCGGGGTGTCGTACGTTGCGAGCATTCGCGAGTGGAGCCGTTATGGAATTGCTGATCAGAGCATTCTGGGCGCTACGCTCTTTTCAAAAGAGTTCAGTGCCACGGATGGCGTGATTCAGGGTTTTGCTCGGCGAGTGGATTTTTCTCCGGCACTGGCGTTGCCGTCGAATTCCCGCTTTGCGTTGACCTTGCAATTGCGCTCTGGGGCTCCACAGTACATTTACTTCGCCGACCGAGAAGCGAGTCTGGTTTCGCTCGGGGTGGGGGCATTGCAGGGGAGGCCGTCGGACAGGTTTGTCTGGATACCAACAAGTGATCTGGCCTATTCAATGACAGTTTCGGCTGTGCCGGAGCCAACTCCTTTCGCGATGATGTCGCTCGGCATTACCTTCCTAGTGGGTGTTGCGGTGCGTAGGCGCAAGGACTGA
- the gcvP gene encoding aminomethyl-transferring glycine dehydrogenase, whose product MLNLPLSALEQRDDFIGRHIGPDAAETAAMCADIGAASLAALISETVPAGIRLAAPLPIAAAVPEHEALAKLKAIASKSVLKRSLIGLGYYDTILPKVILRNVLENPGWYTAYTPYQAEIAQGRLEALLNWQQMVMDLTGLELANASLLDEATAAAEAMAMARRASKSKSNAFFVDSAAFPQTIDVVKTRAKYFGWDLVFGTAEEAASADVFGALLQYPDKTGAVRDLTATIAALKAKGALVAVASDLMALVLLKSPGEMGADIALGSAQRFGVPMGFGGPHAAFFATRDEHKRSVPGRIIGVSVDARGKKALRMALQTREQHIRREKANSNICTSQVLLANMAGMYAVYHGPKGLQTIASRIHKLAAIFAAGLKQAGFKVLGSQFFDSFDIATGAQTAAINAAALAAGYNLRQVSPSVLGVSFDEKTTRADVLTLLNAFAEVGRLANVCELARAFDESDLAALEQSCAIPASLLRTDAILTHPVFNSHHTEHEMLRYLKKLQNRDLALDHSMISLGSCTMKLNATSEMIPVTWPEFGDVHPFVPREQAAGYLEMIEGLADYLRAVTGFPAICMQPNSGAQGEYAGLVAIRRYHESRGDAHRNICLIPKSAHGTNPATAQMCGLDVVVVDCDENGNVDVADLKAKAEQHKDNLAALMITYPSTHGVFEEAVKDICATVHAFGGQVYMDGANLNAQVGLTSPATIGADVSHMNLHKTFCIPHGGGGPGMGPIGLAAHLAPFMADHAVKPTGADARSHAGQGAVSAAPFGSASILTISWMYITMMGGEGLKQATEYAILNANYVAAKLAPHYPVLYRGTHGRVAHECILDIRPIKAATGITEVDIAKRLMDYGFHAPTMSFPVAGTIMVEPTESESKGELDRFIAAMTQIREEIRKVEQGTWPADANPLKHAPHTQADVMVAEWSRVYSREEAVFPLAYVAENKFWPSVNRIDDVYGDRNLFCACVPMEEYSA is encoded by the coding sequence ATGCTGAACCTTCCGCTTTCCGCGCTTGAACAGCGCGATGACTTCATCGGCCGCCACATCGGCCCCGATGCCGCCGAGACCGCCGCGATGTGTGCCGACATCGGCGCCGCGTCGCTCGCCGCGCTGATTTCCGAGACCGTGCCTGCCGGCATCCGCCTGGCTGCGCCGCTGCCGATCGCCGCCGCCGTGCCCGAGCACGAAGCGCTCGCCAAGCTCAAGGCCATTGCCAGCAAGAGCGTGCTGAAGCGTTCGCTGATCGGTCTGGGCTACTACGACACGATCCTGCCCAAGGTCATCCTGCGCAACGTGCTGGAGAACCCGGGCTGGTACACCGCCTACACGCCCTACCAGGCCGAAATCGCACAGGGCCGCCTCGAAGCGCTGCTGAACTGGCAGCAGATGGTGATGGACCTCACCGGGCTGGAACTGGCGAACGCCTCGCTGCTCGATGAAGCCACCGCCGCCGCCGAAGCCATGGCCATGGCGCGCCGCGCGTCGAAGTCCAAGTCCAACGCCTTCTTCGTCGACAGCGCCGCCTTCCCGCAGACCATCGACGTGGTGAAGACGCGCGCCAAGTACTTCGGCTGGGATCTGGTCTTCGGCACCGCCGAGGAAGCCGCATCCGCCGACGTGTTCGGCGCGCTGCTGCAGTACCCAGACAAGACCGGCGCGGTGCGTGACCTCACCGCCACCATCGCCGCACTGAAGGCCAAGGGCGCGCTGGTGGCCGTGGCGTCGGACCTGATGGCGCTGGTGCTGCTCAAATCGCCGGGCGAAATGGGCGCGGACATCGCGCTGGGTTCGGCGCAGCGCTTCGGCGTGCCGATGGGCTTCGGCGGCCCGCACGCCGCCTTCTTCGCCACCCGCGACGAGCACAAGCGCTCGGTGCCGGGCCGCATCATCGGCGTGTCGGTCGACGCGCGCGGCAAGAAGGCGCTGCGCATGGCGCTGCAAACGCGCGAGCAGCACATCCGCCGCGAGAAGGCCAACTCCAACATCTGTACCTCGCAGGTGCTGCTGGCCAACATGGCTGGCATGTACGCGGTGTATCACGGGCCCAAGGGCCTGCAGACCATCGCCTCGCGCATCCACAAGCTCGCTGCGATCTTCGCCGCCGGCTTGAAGCAGGCCGGGTTCAAGGTGCTGGGCAGCCAGTTCTTCGACTCCTTCGATATCGCCACCGGCGCACAGACCGCGGCGATCAATGCTGCAGCGCTGGCCGCCGGCTACAACCTGCGCCAGGTTTCGCCCTCGGTGCTGGGTGTGTCCTTCGATGAGAAGACCACCCGCGCCGATGTGCTGACGCTGTTGAATGCCTTCGCCGAAGTGGGCCGGCTCGCCAATGTGTGCGAACTCGCGCGCGCCTTCGATGAATCGGACCTCGCCGCGCTGGAGCAGAGCTGCGCGATCCCCGCGTCGCTGCTGCGCACCGATGCCATCCTCACGCACCCGGTGTTCAACAGCCACCACACCGAGCACGAGATGCTGCGCTATCTGAAGAAGCTGCAGAACCGCGACCTCGCGCTCGATCACTCGATGATCTCGCTGGGCTCCTGCACCATGAAGCTCAATGCCACCAGCGAAATGATCCCGGTCACCTGGCCCGAGTTCGGCGACGTGCATCCCTTCGTGCCGCGCGAGCAGGCTGCGGGCTACCTCGAGATGATCGAAGGCCTCGCCGACTACCTGCGTGCCGTCACCGGCTTCCCCGCGATCTGCATGCAGCCGAACTCCGGCGCGCAGGGCGAGTACGCCGGCCTCGTCGCAATCCGCCGCTACCACGAGTCGCGCGGCGACGCGCACCGCAACATCTGCCTGATCCCGAAGTCCGCCCACGGCACCAACCCGGCCACCGCGCAGATGTGCGGGCTGGACGTGGTGGTGGTCGACTGCGACGAGAACGGCAACGTCGACGTCGCGGACCTCAAGGCCAAGGCGGAACAGCACAAGGACAACCTCGCCGCGCTGATGATCACCTACCCCTCGACGCACGGCGTGTTCGAGGAAGCCGTGAAGGACATCTGCGCCACGGTGCATGCCTTCGGCGGCCAGGTCTACATGGACGGCGCCAACCTCAACGCGCAGGTCGGCCTCACCTCGCCCGCCACCATCGGCGCCGACGTGAGCCACATGAACCTGCACAAGACCTTCTGCATCCCGCACGGCGGCGGCGGCCCCGGCATGGGCCCGATCGGCCTCGCGGCGCACCTCGCCCCGTTCATGGCCGACCACGCCGTGAAGCCCACCGGCGCCGACGCGCGTTCACACGCCGGCCAGGGCGCGGTCAGCGCGGCGCCGTTCGGCTCGGCCAGCATCCTCACCATCTCGTGGATGTACATCACGATGATGGGTGGCGAAGGGCTCAAGCAGGCGACCGAGTACGCGATCCTCAACGCCAACTACGTTGCCGCCAAGCTCGCGCCGCACTACCCGGTGCTCTACCGCGGCACGCACGGCCGCGTCGCGCACGAGTGCATCCTCGACATCCGCCCGATCAAGGCTGCCACCGGCATCACCGAGGTCGACATCGCCAAGCGCCTGATGGACTACGGCTTCCACGCGCCCACGATGTCCTTCCCGGTCGCCGGCACGATCATGGTCGAGCCGACCGAGTCGGAATCGAAGGGCGAGCTGGACCGCTTCATCGCCGCGATGACGCAGATCCGCGAGGAAATCCGCAAGGTCGAACAAGGCACCTGGCCCGCAGACGCCAACCCGCTCAAGCACGCCCCGCACACGCAAGCGGACGTGATGGTGGCGGAGTGGTCACGCGTGTATTCGCGTGAAGAAGCGGTCTTCCCGCTGGCTTACGTTGCCGAGAACAAGTTCTGGCCGAGCGTCAATCGGATCGATGACGTGTATGGGGATCGGAATTTGTTCTGTGCGTGTGTGCCGATGGAGGAGTATTCGGCGTAA
- the gcvH gene encoding glycine cleavage system protein GcvH, giving the protein MSTPTSLRYTESHEWVRMEPDGTVTVGITDHAQNALGDVVFLELPDVGRTLKAGENCAIVESVKAASDIYAPIAGEVIETNQAAVDAPESVNADAYAAWLFKLKPVNADDVAKLLDAAAYDKIADA; this is encoded by the coding sequence ATGAGCACCCCGACCAGCCTGCGCTACACCGAATCGCACGAATGGGTCCGCATGGAGCCGGACGGCACCGTGACCGTCGGCATCACCGACCACGCGCAGAACGCACTGGGCGATGTGGTTTTTCTTGAGCTGCCGGATGTCGGCCGCACGCTTAAGGCCGGCGAGAACTGCGCCATCGTCGAATCGGTGAAGGCTGCGTCCGACATCTACGCCCCGATCGCGGGTGAAGTGATCGAAACCAACCAAGCCGCGGTGGATGCTCCGGAATCGGTAAACGCCGACGCCTACGCCGCGTGGCTGTTCAAGCTCAAGCCGGTGAATGCGGACGACGTGGCGAAGCTGCTCGACGCCGCGGCCTACGACAAGATCGCCGACGCCTGA
- the gcvT gene encoding glycine cleavage system aminomethyltransferase GcvT: MGKQTPLFDLHVAAGAKIVDFAGWDMPIHYGSQLEEHHQVRRDAGMFDVSHMLPVDVSGAGAQAFLSKLLANNIGKLTLPGKALYSCMLQDDGGVVDDLITYFFAPDDYRIVVNAGTADKDIAWMRTQAAKMGANVTIASRRDLAMIAVQGPNARAKAWAALPGSQAASEGLKPFQAAKWNGGFGEIMICRTGYTGEDGFELIVPAQRAAEIWKALEAAGVKPIGLGARDTLRLEAGMNLYGSDMDETKNPLESGLAWTVDFTEGRDFIGRAALETYDRSKQLVGLLLEDRGVLRGHMRVVTPHGEGETTSGSFAPSMNASIAFARVPAAVQLGDTVEVDIRGKLLKARVTKLSFVRNGKVLA, encoded by the coding sequence TTGGGCAAGCAGACACCTCTTTTTGACCTCCATGTGGCCGCAGGCGCGAAGATCGTCGACTTCGCCGGCTGGGACATGCCGATCCACTACGGCTCCCAACTTGAAGAGCACCACCAGGTGCGCCGCGACGCCGGCATGTTCGACGTCTCGCACATGCTGCCGGTGGACGTTTCCGGCGCCGGTGCGCAGGCCTTCCTCAGCAAGCTGCTCGCCAACAACATCGGCAAGCTCACGCTGCCTGGCAAGGCGCTGTACTCCTGCATGCTGCAGGACGATGGCGGCGTAGTCGACGACCTGATCACCTACTTCTTCGCGCCGGACGACTACCGCATCGTCGTGAACGCCGGCACCGCCGACAAGGACATCGCGTGGATGCGCACGCAGGCGGCGAAGATGGGCGCCAACGTCACCATCGCGTCGCGTCGCGATCTGGCGATGATCGCGGTGCAAGGCCCGAATGCGCGCGCCAAGGCCTGGGCAGCCCTGCCCGGCTCGCAAGCCGCCAGCGAGGGGCTCAAGCCCTTTCAGGCCGCGAAGTGGAATGGCGGGTTCGGCGAAATCATGATCTGCCGCACCGGCTACACCGGCGAAGACGGCTTTGAACTGATCGTGCCGGCGCAACGCGCAGCCGAGATCTGGAAGGCGCTGGAAGCTGCCGGCGTGAAGCCGATCGGCCTGGGCGCGCGCGACACGCTGCGCCTGGAAGCCGGTATGAACCTCTACGGCTCGGACATGGACGAGACGAAGAACCCGCTCGAATCCGGCCTCGCCTGGACGGTGGACTTCACCGAGGGTCGCGACTTCATCGGCCGCGCCGCGCTCGAAACCTACGATCGCAGCAAGCAGTTGGTGGGTCTGTTGCTCGAAGACCGCGGCGTGCTGCGCGGCCACATGCGTGTCGTCACCCCGCATGGCGAGGGCGAGACGACCAGCGGTTCGTTTGCGCCGTCGATGAACGCCTCGATCGCGTTCGCGCGCGTCCCGGCCGCGGTGCAACTGGGCGACACCGTGGAGGTCGACATCCGCGGCAAGCTGCTGAAGGCGCGCGTCACCAAACTCTCGTTCGTGCGCAACGGCAAGGTACTGGCCTGA
- a CDS encoding alpha/beta fold hydrolase: protein MPTAAMPWMPRRESHSEWLDVRGLRLHVRRWPCTGARKLFLLHGWMDVSASFHFLVDALADDWDVIAPDLRGFGESAWSADSYLFAHYLSDLDALLQAYSPEESVRLVGHSLGGNLVCMYAGVRPNRVRAVASLDAFGLRDAEPEDAPGRLEKWLHQLREPERFRSYPDFSGLARQLRFENPRLSPERAEFLARHVGEEDGLGGVIRAADPAHKHVSPALYRFAETAAVWRRIAAPVLAVLADDTALLERLGLTRDEVSARLAVIPDLQLATLRDCGHNLHLERPADVAALLQTFFDTR, encoded by the coding sequence ATGCCGACTGCTGCAATGCCGTGGATGCCGCGCCGTGAATCGCATAGCGAATGGCTCGATGTGCGTGGTCTGCGCCTGCATGTGCGGCGCTGGCCATGTACCGGAGCGCGCAAGCTCTTCCTGCTGCATGGCTGGATGGATGTGTCGGCGTCCTTCCACTTCCTTGTCGATGCACTGGCGGACGATTGGGATGTGATCGCGCCGGACCTGCGCGGTTTCGGCGAGAGCGCGTGGAGCGCCGACAGCTACCTCTTTGCGCACTACCTCAGTGATCTCGACGCCTTGCTGCAGGCCTACAGCCCGGAAGAATCGGTGCGCCTGGTCGGCCACAGCCTCGGCGGCAATCTTGTTTGCATGTATGCCGGGGTGCGGCCAAACCGGGTGCGCGCAGTCGCGTCCCTCGATGCCTTCGGCCTGCGCGACGCCGAACCGGAGGACGCCCCTGGTCGCCTCGAAAAATGGCTGCACCAGTTGCGCGAGCCGGAGCGATTTCGCAGCTACCCGGACTTCTCCGGTCTGGCGCGCCAGTTGCGTTTCGAGAATCCGCGTCTGTCACCGGAGCGCGCTGAGTTCCTCGCCCGTCATGTTGGTGAGGAGGATGGCCTGGGCGGTGTAATCCGCGCGGCGGACCCGGCGCACAAGCATGTCAGCCCGGCGCTTTACCGCTTCGCCGAGACGGCCGCCGTGTGGCGGCGCATCGCCGCACCCGTCCTCGCGGTGCTGGCCGACGACACCGCGCTGCTGGAGCGGCTTGGTTTGACGCGCGATGAGGTGAGCGCGCGGTTGGCCGTCATTCCGGACTTGCAGCTCGCCACCCTTCGCGATTGCGGCCACAACCTGCACCTGGAGCGGCCGGCTGACGTAGCCGCCCTCCTGCAGACCTTCTTCGACACGCGTTGA
- a CDS encoding 3',5'-nucleoside bisphosphate phosphatase, with amino-acid sequence MPPINADLHCHSTISDGLLAPAEVVARAGRNGVELLALTDHDELAGLADAREAARIHGLAFVNGVEVSVSWGEQTVHIVGLGVDPACTVLADGLADVRAGRDGRAARMGEALAAIGIRGAYEGALKYVGNPALVSRSHFARYLAEIGAARDVKSVFDHYLVRGKPGYVEHVWATMEDALAWIHAAGGLAVIAHPGRYRLSKRELDELFVRFHDLGGEAIEVVSGSHNREATLEFARVARRYGFLASRASDFHGPGESSVDLGGSDPLPEDLTPVWSKL; translated from the coding sequence ATGCCCCCAATCAACGCCGATCTTCACTGTCACTCCACCATTTCGGATGGCCTGCTTGCCCCTGCCGAGGTCGTCGCACGCGCCGGGCGCAACGGCGTCGAACTGCTTGCGCTGACCGATCACGACGAGCTCGCCGGCTTGGCCGACGCACGCGAGGCCGCCCGTATCCACGGGCTTGCGTTCGTGAATGGGGTGGAGGTGTCGGTGTCGTGGGGCGAGCAGACGGTGCATATCGTCGGCCTTGGCGTAGATCCGGCGTGTACCGTGCTGGCGGACGGCCTGGCCGATGTCCGCGCCGGCCGCGACGGCCGCGCGGCGCGCATGGGCGAGGCGCTTGCCGCGATCGGCATTCGTGGCGCCTATGAAGGTGCCTTGAAGTATGTCGGCAATCCGGCGCTCGTCAGCCGTTCGCACTTCGCGCGTTACCTTGCCGAGATCGGCGCCGCGCGTGACGTGAAGAGCGTGTTCGACCATTACCTTGTGCGCGGAAAGCCGGGCTACGTCGAGCATGTATGGGCGACGATGGAGGACGCGCTGGCGTGGATCCATGCCGCGGGCGGCCTGGCCGTGATCGCGCATCCGGGCCGCTATCGGTTGTCCAAGCGCGAGCTCGACGAACTGTTCGTGCGCTTTCACGACTTGGGCGGCGAGGCAATCGAGGTGGTCTCCGGGTCGCATAATCGCGAGGCCACGCTGGAGTTCGCTCGCGTCGCCCGGCGCTACGGTTTTCTTGCGTCGCGCGCGTCGGACTTTCACGGGCCTGGCGAGAGTAGCGTCGACCTCGGCGGATCCGATCCGCTGCCGGAGGATCTGACGCCCGTCTGGTCAAAGCTCTGA
- a CDS encoding L-threonylcarbamoyladenylate synthase, producing MAQFFSLFPENPQPRLLRQAAEIIRDGGLVVFPTDSAYALAGQTGDAHLIERIRRIRGVDDRHHLTLMVRDLSEIAHYARVDNAQYRLLKAVTPGPYTFILEGTKELPRRVLHPKRKTIGIRCPSHPVVAALLGELNEPMLTSTLLLPGEDLPLTDAEEIRERLEKQVDLVIEAGACGPEATTVIDLTGGAPEVIRRGLGPLGPLGLDD from the coding sequence GTGGCCCAGTTCTTCTCACTCTTTCCTGAAAACCCACAGCCACGGCTGCTGCGACAGGCCGCGGAGATCATCCGCGACGGCGGCCTTGTGGTCTTCCCGACCGATTCGGCCTACGCGTTGGCGGGGCAGACGGGCGACGCGCACCTGATCGAGCGCATCCGCCGCATCCGTGGCGTGGACGACCGCCACCACCTGACCCTGATGGTGCGGGATCTCTCCGAGATTGCGCACTATGCGCGGGTCGATAACGCGCAGTACCGACTGCTCAAGGCGGTGACCCCCGGCCCCTACACCTTCATCCTCGAAGGCACCAAGGAGCTGCCCCGTCGCGTGCTGCACCCCAAGCGCAAGACGATCGGCATCCGCTGCCCCTCCCATCCGGTTGTCGCGGCCCTGCTTGGCGAACTCAATGAGCCGATGCTCACCTCGACCCTGTTGCTGCCGGGCGAAGATCTGCCGCTGACCGACGCCGAGGAAATTCGCGAGCGCCTCGAAAAGCAGGTCGATCTGGTGATCGAGGCGGGCGCCTGCGGCCCGGAAGCGACGACCGTGATCGACCTGACCGGCGGTGCGCCGGAGGTGATCCGACGCGGCCTCGGGCCGCTCGGGCCGCTCGGGCTGGACGACTGA
- a CDS encoding site-2 protease family protein → MDIVLTIVVWALPVLLAITLHEAAHGYAAFRLGDPTAHLAGRISLNPLRHVDPVGTLAVPLGIVLLNLATGASFPPFGWAKAVPVNFGRLRHPKRDMFWVAAAGPAANLAQAFGWGLMIGLQTALDGYGGDYFFAMATAGIVVNLALMLLNLLPIPPLNGGRIAISLLPGPLAWKFARLEPYGFMILIGLLYLRVLDYVLWPLIAPLKRLILLLTGS, encoded by the coding sequence ATGGACATCGTCCTGACGATCGTGGTTTGGGCGCTGCCTGTGTTGCTGGCGATCACCTTGCATGAGGCCGCACACGGCTATGCGGCCTTCCGCCTTGGCGACCCCACCGCGCATTTGGCCGGACGCATCAGCCTCAATCCGCTGCGTCACGTCGATCCGGTCGGCACGCTCGCCGTGCCGCTCGGCATCGTGCTGCTGAACCTCGCCACTGGCGCGAGCTTCCCGCCCTTCGGCTGGGCGAAGGCGGTACCGGTCAACTTCGGCCGCCTGCGCCACCCCAAGCGCGACATGTTCTGGGTCGCCGCTGCGGGGCCGGCCGCGAACCTCGCGCAGGCCTTCGGATGGGGCTTGATGATTGGTCTGCAGACGGCACTGGATGGCTATGGCGGTGACTACTTCTTCGCCATGGCGACTGCCGGTATCGTCGTGAACCTCGCGCTGATGCTGTTGAACTTGCTGCCGATTCCGCCGCTCAATGGCGGCCGCATCGCGATCAGCCTGTTGCCGGGGCCCTTGGCATGGAAGTTCGCGCGCCTTGAGCCCTACGGTTTCATGATTCTGATCGGCTTGCTGTACCTGCGGGTGCTGGATTACGTGCTGTGGCCGTTGATCGCCCCACTGAAGCGTTTGATCCTGTTATTGACCGGCTCATGA
- a CDS encoding segregation and condensation protein A gives MLDLRPHEEPLPPALARIYGESLFELPKDLYIPPDALQVFLEAFEGPLDLLLYLIRKANINVLDIPMAPLTAQYLKYVEAMRRSNLELAAEYLLIAAMLLEIKSRMLLPRPAQAEAEEADPRAELVRRLLEYEQMKIAGARLDALPRVERDYEWVTVWVAEKVAERLPEVSLHDLQVAWLGLVRKAKLTRHHTIQREELSVRERMTAILRQLGGGQFQPFVELFDLTAGVPMLVVSFLAVLELVKERLVVVSQVAPLEPIYVRLNTSDAD, from the coding sequence ATGCTCGACCTGCGCCCGCACGAGGAACCGCTGCCCCCGGCCCTGGCGCGGATCTACGGCGAATCGCTGTTCGAGCTGCCGAAGGATCTCTACATCCCGCCGGATGCGCTGCAGGTGTTCCTCGAAGCCTTCGAGGGGCCGCTCGACTTGCTGCTTTATCTGATCCGCAAGGCGAACATCAACGTCCTCGATATTCCGATGGCGCCGCTGACGGCGCAGTACCTGAAGTACGTCGAGGCAATGCGCCGCAGCAACCTTGAGCTTGCGGCCGAGTATCTGCTGATCGCCGCGATGCTGCTCGAGATCAAGTCCCGCATGCTGCTGCCGCGGCCTGCCCAGGCGGAAGCGGAGGAGGCCGACCCGCGTGCCGAACTCGTGCGCCGGCTGCTCGAATACGAACAGATGAAGATCGCCGGCGCACGACTCGATGCACTGCCGCGGGTGGAGCGCGATTACGAATGGGTCACCGTGTGGGTGGCCGAAAAGGTGGCGGAACGTTTGCCTGAAGTGAGCCTGCACGATCTGCAGGTCGCCTGGCTGGGTCTCGTGCGTAAGGCGAAGCTGACCCGTCACCACACGATCCAGCGTGAGGAACTCTCGGTTCGCGAACGGATGACCGCCATCCTGCGCCAGCTCGGCGGTGGCCAATTCCAACCCTTCGTCGAGTTGTTCGATTTGACGGCGGGCGTGCCGATGCTGGTTGTCAGCTTCCTTGCCGTGCTGGAACTGGTGAAGGAGCGCCTGGTTGTTGTCAGCCAGGTTGCACCTCTGGAGCCGATTTATGTCAGACTTAACACCTCGGATGCCGACTGA
- the scpB gene encoding SMC-Scp complex subunit ScpB: MPTEAGIPVQAEDSIDFEFALRVLEAALLAAAEPLAMAELRRLFDEQLDADLIRRLLETLRERWNDRGAELAQLSTGWRFRTRAEYQPYLDRLREQKPPKYSRAVLETLAIIAYRQPVTRGDIEDIRGVAVSPNVLKTLESRGWVDVVGHRDTPGRPGLYATTRRFLDELGLRSLTELPPLAEIEKVMDLVDTATQTAPAAAAE, from the coding sequence ATGCCGACTGAAGCTGGCATTCCGGTGCAAGCCGAAGATTCGATAGACTTCGAATTTGCCTTGCGCGTGCTGGAAGCTGCCCTTCTGGCAGCCGCCGAGCCGCTTGCAATGGCCGAGCTGCGCAGGCTCTTCGATGAGCAGTTGGATGCGGATCTGATTCGCCGCCTGCTCGAAACCCTGCGTGAGCGCTGGAATGATCGCGGCGCCGAACTAGCCCAACTGTCGACCGGATGGCGTTTCCGTACTCGTGCGGAGTACCAGCCCTACCTCGATCGGTTGCGCGAACAGAAACCGCCGAAATATTCGCGTGCTGTTCTGGAGACCCTGGCGATCATCGCCTACCGTCAGCCGGTCACGCGAGGCGATATTGAAGATATTCGCGGCGTTGCCGTCTCTCCGAACGTGTTGAAAACGCTGGAATCGCGCGGATGGGTCGATGTTGTCGGCCATCGCGACACCCCGGGGCGCCCGGGCCTGTACGCCACCACGCGACGCTTCCTGGATGAACTTGGCCTGCGCAGCCTCACCGAGCTGCCGCCTCTGGCCGAAATTGAAAAGGTGATGGATCTTGTCGATACCGCAACGCAAACCGCGCCCGCAGCAGCGGCGGAATAG
- the rimP gene encoding ribosome maturation factor RimP, which translates to MDLKLLIEKTAEGLGFEVIDIESSPRGRLLRVFIDKPEGITVEDCATVSNQLTRLFEVENIDYDRLEVSSPGLDRPLTKLAHFERFAGEEVQLRVRIPVANQRNFSGTLRGVDGETVILETATGEQRFAFDDVERARIVPKF; encoded by the coding sequence ATGGATCTGAAACTGCTGATTGAAAAGACGGCCGAGGGCCTGGGTTTCGAGGTGATCGACATCGAGTCGTCGCCCCGTGGCCGGCTTCTGCGCGTGTTCATCGACAAGCCTGAGGGCATTACCGTCGAGGATTGCGCAACCGTCAGCAACCAACTGACCCGTCTGTTCGAGGTCGAGAACATCGACTACGACCGGCTGGAAGTCTCATCGCCCGGGCTTGATCGCCCGCTGACCAAGCTGGCGCATTTCGAGCGCTTCGCTGGCGAGGAAGTCCAGCTGCGCGTGCGGATCCCAGTCGCCAATCAACGCAATTTCAGCGGCACCCTGAGAGGGGTCGACGGCGAGACCGTGATCCTTGAGACCGCAACCGGCGAGCAGCGCTTCGCATTCGACGATGTCGAGCGTGCGCGGATCGTTCCCAAGTTTTGA